The bacterium genome includes a region encoding these proteins:
- a CDS encoding DUF4340 domain-containing protein — MEIMSQPSCCYFSHSLDIGNCERRRNEDKSHYWNNFHRNHAMKSLLLPLSILLAVQLLLSVILSAFQTDMSSFTPEEDFIALSLEDLDEILITVREDKTPERSLILKKESDIWILPDYYRFPVSGKKLRMLQEQLFQLKKPYPVGSTKLAANQFEVSEKTFQTRVEFKQDGKVVETLYLGTSPSFKKVHARTQSDERTYAISFSNYELKAKDNAWLNREYLHLPPTKIQKIEFRDISLERTQVDAVWQLGNLNPDKEELDLGAANSLINDLTKINFLDILGQEVKKEYNLSKPALSYSISLFNGSKIQYEYGKVKGETYYVLRVSDEPNLFKISGYQVDKIKDVSSSALIEEKNESIAKEAAHKGNAGKAE, encoded by the coding sequence ATGGAAATTATGTCACAGCCATCTTGTTGCTACTTCTCACATTCTTTGGATATCGGAAACTGCGAGAGAAGACGAAACGAAGACAAAAGTCATTACTGGAACAACTTTCATAGGAATCATGCAATGAAAAGCCTTCTACTCCCCTTAAGCATTCTTCTTGCTGTACAACTGTTGTTAAGTGTTATTCTGTCTGCTTTTCAAACTGACATGAGCTCTTTCACACCCGAAGAAGACTTTATTGCGCTCTCACTTGAGGATTTAGACGAAATCCTCATAACAGTACGAGAGGACAAGACACCTGAGCGCAGCCTTATCCTGAAAAAAGAGTCTGATATCTGGATTCTACCTGATTACTATCGATTTCCAGTATCTGGTAAAAAACTGCGAATGTTACAGGAGCAACTCTTTCAGTTGAAAAAACCATATCCTGTCGGCTCCACCAAGCTAGCGGCTAATCAGTTTGAAGTGAGCGAGAAGACATTCCAAACTCGAGTAGAATTTAAACAAGATGGCAAGGTGGTAGAGACTCTCTATCTTGGCACCTCTCCCTCATTCAAGAAAGTTCATGCGAGAACACAGAGCGACGAAAGAACGTATGCCATTAGTTTTAGTAATTATGAGCTCAAAGCCAAAGATAACGCCTGGCTGAATCGGGAATATCTCCACCTTCCACCGACAAAAATACAAAAAATAGAATTTCGAGATATTTCTCTTGAAAGAACTCAGGTTGACGCTGTCTGGCAGTTGGGCAACCTAAATCCCGACAAAGAAGAGTTGGATCTCGGGGCTGCGAACAGTCTGATCAACGATCTTACGAAAATCAATTTTCTCGATATTCTTGGCCAGGAAGTGAAGAAGGAATACAACCTCAGCAAACCAGCTCTATCGTATTCCATTTCACTGTTTAACGGCAGCAAAATTCAATATGAATATGGCAAGGTTAAGGGTGAGACTTATTACGTGCTACGAGTCAGTGATGAACCAAACCTGTTTAAGATTTCTGGATATCAGGTAGATAAAATAAAAGATGTATCAAGTTCTGCTTTGATAGAAGAAAAGAACGAATCAATCGCGAAAGAAGCAGCTCATAAGGGAAATGCAGGTAAGGCGGAGTAA